A single region of the Salvia miltiorrhiza cultivar Shanhuang (shh) chromosome 8, IMPLAD_Smil_shh, whole genome shotgun sequence genome encodes:
- the LOC131001753 gene encoding MLP-like protein 43: MANKVETLVASSPIKCPADKFYNFFKFNLTDIVKIFPAVYKTAEVIQGELGVVGCITVWSYTIGGIGMGMKVLTEVVDDATKTIKLTVLEGDVLLLYKSFACTLTVSEGLGKWTIEYEKTTILSPPPEIYVPVLVTLLTLVDAFLLIN; this comes from the exons ATGGCAAACAAGGTAGAAACCCTAGTTGCTAGCTCTCCAATCAAATGCCCAGCTGATAAATTCTACAATTTCTTCAAGTTCAACCTAACCGACATCGTCAAAATATTTCCCGCCGTCTACAAAACTGCTGAGGTCATCCAAGGAGAGTTAGGGGTCGTCGGCTGTATCACGGTCTGGAGTTACACTATcg GAGGGATTGGAATGGGGATGAAGGTTTTGACAGAGGTGGTAGATGATGCTACAAAAACCATAAAACTTACTGTTTTGGAAGGTGATGTTCTGCTACTGTACAAGAGTTTTGCATGCACACTCACAGTGAGTGAGGGTTTGGGAAAATGGACTATAGAGTATGAGAAGACGACCATTCTCTCTCCACCTCCTGAGATCTATGTTCCTGTTTTAGTCACTCTTCTCACTCTTGTGGATGCCTTCCTTCTCATCAACTAA
- the LOC131001754 gene encoding kirola-like encodes MIQTITIKYCSNNTINADDYMNSYKYQVTKIDRIPEMANKVETLVASSPITCPADKFYNFFKFTMNDIVKIFPAAFTGVEIIEGEEGVAGSVKLWHYILGGIPLTAKVLTEAIDDGAKTIKFAVLEGDLLLLYKSFKATLSVSEGSVKWTFEYEKTTILSPPPELYVPLAVTLCTLVDAFLLIN; translated from the exons ATGATACAAACAATAACAATTAAATATTGTTCCAACAACACTATAAATGCAGACGATTATATGAATTCTTACAAGTACCAAGTAACTAAAATTGATCGAATACCAGAAATGGCAAACAAGGTAGAAACCCTAGTTGCTAGCTCTCCAATCACATGCCCAGCTGATAAATTCTACAATTTCTTCAAGTTCACCATGAACGACATTGTCAAAATATTTCCGGCCGCCTTCACCGGTGTTGAGATCATTGAAGGAGAGGAAGGGGTCGCCGGCTCCGTCAAGCTCTGGCACTATATTCTTg GAGGGATTCCATTAACGGCGAAGGTTTTGACAGAGGCGATAGATGATGGTGCAAAAACCATCAAATTTGCTGTTTTGGAAGGAGATCTTTTGCTACTGTACAAGAGTTTTAAGGCGACTCTTAGTGTGAGTGAGGGTTCGGTAAAATGGACGTTTGAGTATGAGAAAACTACTATTCTCTCTCCACCACCGGAACTGTATGTTCCTCTCGCCGTCACTCTTTGCACTCTCGTGGATGCCTTTCTTCTCATCAACTAA